Proteins encoded within one genomic window of bacterium:
- the hflX gene encoding GTPase HflX gives MASCGGHRGRVISELYGQTFGLKANQIRRLKNLYKRKIPRTSLVSQDFSRQLSELSFETGRQVGALVSRGGQVEYVMIGDAFHIELPDFKRVRGGQGRFRGLRCIHTHLRGERLTSDDLTDLSLLRLDAMVAVLVDDQGLPDKVDYASLRPPDDSDEIVQRHDPIQPSLLDFDFLDWIDELEESFSEAQRGIAVDGRERAVLVGVTLGRDDDAEERFEEMRELARTAGLTIVDTIRQRRPKADPRYLIGQGKLKDLVVRAWQKGADLVLFDRDLSPAQVRQITDLVEARIVDRSQLILDIFAQHAQSSEGRLQVELAQLRYRLPRLAGQGESLSRLAGGIGGRGPGETKLEVDRRRVRDRIKHLERQLAKVSKQRATRRARRNREGLPILSIVGYTNAGKSTLLNKLTRSDVTAADQLFATVDTSSRRLRFPRERDVIVSDTVGFIRDLPPDLIAGFKATLEEIAEASVILHVADISSPSVEKNIEVVREILEELGVGDKTEYLVLNKSDRMLPEETEALARRLGGIPISAVTRAGVEEMLQKLEPIIFPDGDDEQREAWLEASGV, from the coding sequence ATGGCCTCATGCGGAGGCCATAGGGGGCGCGTCATTTCGGAACTGTACGGACAGACGTTTGGCCTGAAGGCCAATCAGATTCGCCGCCTGAAGAACCTGTACAAGCGCAAGATTCCACGTACTTCTCTGGTCTCACAGGATTTTTCTCGGCAGCTCTCGGAGCTGAGCTTCGAGACGGGTCGCCAGGTCGGCGCACTGGTTTCGCGTGGCGGCCAGGTCGAGTACGTGATGATCGGCGACGCGTTTCACATCGAGTTGCCCGACTTCAAACGCGTGCGCGGTGGACAGGGGAGATTCCGCGGCCTGCGCTGCATCCATACCCACCTGCGCGGCGAGCGCCTGACCTCCGATGACCTGACCGACCTGAGCCTCCTGCGTCTCGACGCGATGGTCGCAGTGCTGGTCGACGATCAGGGCCTGCCCGACAAGGTGGACTATGCATCGCTGCGCCCACCCGACGACAGTGACGAGATCGTCCAGCGACACGACCCGATCCAGCCCAGCCTTTTGGATTTCGATTTCCTGGACTGGATCGATGAGCTGGAGGAGAGCTTCAGCGAGGCGCAGCGCGGCATCGCGGTCGATGGGCGGGAACGCGCCGTGCTGGTGGGTGTGACGCTCGGGCGCGACGACGATGCCGAGGAGAGGTTCGAAGAGATGCGCGAACTGGCGCGCACGGCCGGACTCACCATCGTCGACACGATTCGCCAGCGCCGACCCAAGGCCGATCCGCGCTACCTGATCGGTCAGGGCAAGCTCAAGGATCTGGTCGTGCGGGCCTGGCAGAAGGGCGCGGATCTGGTGCTCTTTGATCGCGATCTGAGCCCCGCGCAGGTGCGACAGATCACCGATCTGGTCGAGGCGCGCATCGTCGATCGCTCGCAGCTGATCCTCGACATCTTTGCGCAACACGCCCAGTCGAGCGAAGGCCGTCTGCAGGTGGAGCTGGCACAGCTGCGCTATCGCCTGCCGAGACTCGCCGGCCAGGGTGAATCCCTGTCGCGCCTCGCGGGTGGAATCGGTGGGCGCGGTCCGGGTGAGACGAAGCTCGAAGTCGATCGACGCCGTGTGCGCGATCGCATCAAACACCTGGAGCGCCAGCTGGCCAAGGTGTCGAAGCAACGAGCCACGCGCCGCGCACGCCGCAATCGCGAGGGTCTGCCCATCCTGTCGATCGTCGGATACACCAACGCGGGCAAGTCGACGCTTCTGAACAAATTGACGCGCAGTGATGTAACCGCGGCGGATCAGCTCTTCGCGACAGTAGATACGTCGTCGCGCCGTTTGCGCTTTCCGCGCGAACGAGACGTGATCGTGAGTGATACGGTGGGGTTCATCCGCGATCTGCCTCCGGATCTGATCGCGGGTTTCAAGGCCACACTCGAAGAAATCGCCGAGGCCAGCGTCATCTTGCATGTCGCCGATATCAGCAGCCCCAGTGTCGAGAAGAACATCGAGGTCGTGCGCGAGATCCTCGAGGAACTCGGCGTCGGCGACAAAACCGAGTACCTGGTGCTGAACAAGAGCGATCGCATGCTGCCAGAAGAGACCGAGGCCCTGGCTCGACGGCTCGGCGGTATTCCCATTTCTGCGGTGACGCGAGCTGGCGTCGAGGAGATGCTGCAGAAACTCGAACCGATCATTTTCCCCGACGGCGACGACGAGCAGCGCGAAGCATGGCTCGAGGCCTCGGGGGTCTAG